The Candidatus Aminicenantes bacterium DNA window CAGCCAATCCCCTGCTGGCGGAGATAGGCGACTATCTGTTTCTGCTCGGAGGCAAGCGGATCCGACCCGCGCTTCTTCTCCTCTCGAACCGCCTATTCGGCCTCCCCGACGGAGAATCGGTCTTCTGGTCAGCCATGATCGAAGTCCTCCATACGGCCAGCTTGATCCACGACGATATCGTCGACAACTCCGACCGGCGGCGCGGCCAGGCCACGGTTCACGCCCGCTGGGGGGCTAACATCACCGTCCTGCTGGGCGATTTTCTTTACATCCAATCCATCCTGCTGGCGCTGCGCAAGCGCAACTACGCCCTGATCGACATCCTGGCCGGCGTCACGGCCGCCATGATCGAGGGCGAGCTCGTCGAAACCTCCTGGAGCGGGAAGCCGGATATTCCCGAACCCGTCTACCGTGAGATCCTGAACAAAAAAACGGCCTCCCTCTTCGCCGGAGCCTGCCGCATCGGGGCCGAGCTGGGCCATGCGACCCCGGCCCAATCCGAGGCCATGGAGGCCTTCGGCCGCTGCCTCGGGATGTGCTTCCAGATCGTCGACGATTGGCTCGATTACGCCGGCGACGCCGGCACTCTGGGCAAGCCCGTTCTTTCCGATCTCAGGGAAGGCCGATTCACCTTGCCGATTCTGAGGTGTCTCAAACGCCTCGAGGGCGAGCCGAAACGGCGGATCCTGGCGCGGATCGAAAGCTTGGCCTCCGATCCCGAAGTCGGTCCCGAAATTCTGGACGCGGTTCGAGCCACGGGCGCCCTGGCGGAGACGCTCGAGGAAGCCCGCCGGAGCGCGGCCGAAGCCGAAGCCATCCTCCGAACCCTGCCCGAAAGCGAGGCCCGAGAGGCGCTACTCGGCTTGATCGGCTTGCTGCTCAACCGGGATAAATGACGTGCTGGAAGTCGAGATCAAGATTCGGATCGGCGATCCCAAGGCGATGCGGGACCGCCTGCTCGGACTGGGAGCCGCGCTGCGCCGGGAGCGGCACCGGGAAAACAACGTCCTCTTCGATTTCCCCGACGGTCGCTTGAAAGCCGGCGGCCGCGCTTTGCGGCTGCGCCTGGCCGGCCGGCGGGCCAGCCTGACCTTCAAAGGTCCGACCCAAAAATCGAGGCGCTTCAAGGTCCGGGAGGAATTCGAGACCGGGGTCCGCGACCTGGTTCAGGCTCGCAAGATCGTGCGGGCGCTCGGCTTGCGGCCCGTCTTCCGCTACGCCAAGATGCGGACCGCTTTCCGGATGGGCAAGGTCTCAGTCTGCCTGGACGAAACCCTGTTGGGCAATTTTCTCGAACTGGAAGGCGAACGGCCGGCCATCGCCAGGCTGGCCGAAAAATTGGGCTTCCCGTCGCGGGAGTGGATCACCGCAGGCTATGTCCGGATGCTGGCCGAGGCCGGCTATCCGGAAGGGACGACTCACTCCTCGCCGTGCCCCTCGTCATCCTCATGGGCGGTGTCGTCGAACTCGGCCCCCTCTTCCTCAGCGGCCTCCGCCCCTTCTTCGGCTTCGTCGTCGTCCGCACCGGCGGCGCCGTCCAAATCGTCGATCTCGTCGTCGGGGGTGAAGACCTGTTCGTCGGCCTCGAGGAGGTCCTCGGGCCGGTCCTGAATGATGTCGAAATCGACTAGGCCCTCGCGGACTTCAGCCTGGGCGATTCGGATGGGATTGCGGGATTTCGTCCGGATCTTCACCTTGGCGCCTTTGAGGAGCTGTTTGGCGCGCTTGGACGCCACGATGACGAACCGGAATTTGCTGTCGAGCTTGCCATACGTCTGCAAAGGCGCGATCTCCTTGGGTTGAAAGTGGATGAAGGCGTCCATTTTAACAGAATCGGCCCGGCAAGACAACCTTGAGTTTTAGCCCCGATTTCCCTAAGATGATAGTTTCCATGGACGCCATCGAACGCGACGAGCCCGACCGCGACCCGGTCCATGCCCGTAAGACATCCCGGCCTTGTGCCATCGAGGACGGCGACGCCCCGGCCGGCGGCTGGACCCGGCTGAAGCGCCTGTTCCGGGGGCGGGCAGAACGGCGGGCCGCCGAGATCGAGGCGATCCCTCCCCTGGAACCGGAATCCATCCCCGAGCCGCCCGAGGAGATTCCCCCGGCCGACGATGGCCCCGACTCCTTCTGAGCTTTGATATGACTCCCCCGCTCCCGACTCTCCCGTCGATCCGTGTCCGCGGCGCCCGCCAGAACAACCTGCGTTCGCTGGACACGGACATCCCCCACGACCGCTTGACGGTCGTCACCGGCGTCTCGGGGTCGGGCAAGTCGTCGCTGGCCTTCGACGTCGTCTTCCGGGAGGCCCAGCGCCGCTATCTGGAGTCCTTCTCCGCCTCGGCCCGGCTGGTCATGGGCAAGCTCCTGCGGCCGGAAGTGGATCACATCGACGGGCTCCGCCCCGCCGTCGCGGTCTCCCAGCGGACGACAGCGTCCGGCCCCCGTTCGACGGTCGGCACCCTGACCGAGCTCCTCGATCTGCTGCGGCTCCTGATGGCCCGGATCGGCCGGCCGCCCGCCGGATTCCCCCTGAAGCTCGAGCGGAGCCTGTTCTCCTTCAACTCCCCCCGGGGCGCCTGCCCGGCTTGCCGCGGATTGGGGGTCGAGGACGCCATCGATCCCGGCCTGATCATCGCCGACCCGGCCAAGACCATCCGGCAGGGAGCCTTGGCGTTGACGACCCCGGCTGGTTATATCATCTACAGCCAGGTGACGATGGACGTCCTCGACGTCGTCTGCCGGGCCCACGGCTTCGACGTCGATACACCCTGGCAGAACCTGGACGAAGAGGCCCGCCGGATCGTGCTGCACGGCTCGGATCGGGTCCGTATCCCTTTCGGCAAGCATCCCTTAGAATCCAGGCTGCGCTGGACGGGGATTACGGCCCGCCCCAGGCAAGAAGGAACGTACAAAGGCATCCTGCCGGTCATGGAGGCCATTCTCCGGACCAAGCGAAACGACGGCATCCTGCGCTATGCCCGGACGATGCCTTGCGCCGCTTGCGCGGGCCGACGCCTCCGGCCCGAAGCCCTCCAGGTTCTTTTCCGGGGTCGTTCGATCGCCGATTGGACCCGCCTGACGATTGGCCGGTTGGCGGCGGACTTCCAAGGCCTGACCTTCGAACCGGGCGAGGCCGCGGCCGGCGAGGCCGTGCAGCGCGCGTTGATCGAACGGGCCGCAATCCTCCTCCGGCTCGGCCTGGGCCATCTCGCCCTGGACCGGCCGTCGTCCACCCTGTCGGGCGGAGAGGCGCAAAGAATCCGCCTGGCCGGCCGGGCCGGGAGCGGACTGCGCGGCGTGCTCTACGTGCTGGACGAGCCCACCGCCGGACTTCATCCGTCCGAGACGGCACGGCTGGTCGACGTCCTGTGGACTCTGCGCGACGCCGGCAATACCGTGCTCGTCGTCGAGCACGACGAGGACGTCATCCGGGCCGCCGATCACGTCATCGAGCTCGGGCCCGGGCCCGGACCCGCGGGCGGAACCGTCGTGTTCGCCGGCCCGCCCGGCGAAAGGCCCCTCGCCGTCGCGGCTACCGGGTTCGCGCCGACGCGGCCCGGGACCGGCGCCCTGATC harbors:
- a CDS encoding polyprenyl synthetase family protein, whose protein sequence is MDNSPVAAALSDLYRPILPDLALVEDELRRVVPAANPLLAEIGDYLFLLGGKRIRPALLLLSNRLFGLPDGESVFWSAMIEVLHTASLIHDDIVDNSDRRRGQATVHARWGANITVLLGDFLYIQSILLALRKRNYALIDILAGVTAAMIEGELVETSWSGKPDIPEPVYREILNKKTASLFAGACRIGAELGHATPAQSEAMEAFGRCLGMCFQIVDDWLDYAGDAGTLGKPVLSDLREGRFTLPILRCLKRLEGEPKRRILARIESLASDPEVGPEILDAVRATGALAETLEEARRSAAEAEAILRTLPESEAREALLGLIGLLLNRDK
- the cyaB gene encoding class IV adenylate cyclase encodes the protein MLEVEIKIRIGDPKAMRDRLLGLGAALRRERHRENNVLFDFPDGRLKAGGRALRLRLAGRRASLTFKGPTQKSRRFKVREEFETGVRDLVQARKIVRALGLRPVFRYAKMRTAFRMGKVSVCLDETLLGNFLELEGERPAIARLAEKLGFPSREWITAGYVRMLAEAGYPEGTTHSSPCPSSSSWAVSSNSAPSSSAASAPSSASSSSAPAAPSKSSISSSGVKTCSSASRRSSGRS